A single region of the Ignavibacteria bacterium genome encodes:
- a CDS encoding FAD-dependent monooxygenase, whose translation MIKEVEIAVNPADARDNEKIRSLILKSIKEKPAKITGYYISKRSIDARSKNPLYRFKVQVFIDEPVVTPLTPPVYREAGPKKEVIIVGAGPGGLFAALRLLENGIKPVILERGKDVQARRRDLRAIMQFHTVNPDSNYCFGEGGAGTYSDGKLYTRSDKRGNVLKILNILVMHGADPDILVDAHPHIGSNKLPKIISSIRQTILDHGGEIHFDSRVTGFLRVNDKITGVIVNESEEFRGDAVILATGHSARDIFYLLDREKILIEAKPFALGVRIEHPQPLIDQARYHSKTRDPNLPAASYSLTCQASGRGVYSFCMCPGGIIVPASSAPGELVLNGMSVSRRDSPFANSGFVVEVTPNDWNQFENKGALAALEYQKMVEIDVWKAGGSTQTAPAQKVTDFIKGKVSPSLSKTSYIPGTVSLDLNKILPHEISFRLKEALRIFDKKLKGYISEEAQMLAVESRTSSPVRIPRNRETLMHPQISGLYPCGEGAGYAGGIVSAAIDGENVAAAILNSSSDS comes from the coding sequence ATGATAAAAGAAGTTGAAATCGCCGTCAATCCGGCTGATGCCCGCGATAACGAAAAAATCCGCTCTCTCATCCTTAAATCAATTAAAGAGAAACCTGCAAAAATAACGGGTTATTACATCTCGAAACGGTCAATTGACGCAAGAAGCAAGAACCCCCTTTACCGTTTCAAAGTGCAGGTCTTTATTGATGAACCTGTCGTTACTCCCTTAACACCACCTGTTTACAGAGAAGCAGGGCCAAAGAAAGAAGTAATTATTGTCGGGGCAGGTCCGGGCGGTCTTTTTGCAGCACTTCGACTTTTGGAGAACGGTATTAAACCGGTTATCCTCGAAAGAGGGAAGGATGTGCAGGCAAGAAGACGGGATTTGAGAGCAATAATGCAGTTCCATACGGTAAACCCCGATTCCAACTATTGCTTTGGTGAAGGTGGTGCCGGCACCTACAGCGACGGCAAGCTCTATACCCGCTCTGACAAAAGAGGAAATGTCCTTAAAATTTTGAACATCCTTGTGATGCACGGAGCAGATCCAGATATCCTGGTCGATGCTCACCCACATATTGGCTCGAATAAACTTCCGAAAATTATTTCCTCCATCCGTCAAACGATTCTAGACCATGGTGGTGAAATTCATTTTGATTCAAGAGTCACCGGATTTTTAAGGGTAAATGACAAAATCACAGGGGTTATTGTAAACGAATCGGAAGAGTTCAGAGGTGATGCCGTAATTCTTGCAACCGGTCATTCGGCAAGAGACATTTTTTATCTCCTGGACAGGGAGAAAATTCTGATTGAAGCCAAACCTTTCGCCCTCGGTGTAAGGATCGAGCACCCGCAACCGCTTATCGATCAAGCACGGTATCACTCCAAAACCAGAGACCCGAATCTGCCCGCAGCAAGTTACTCACTCACATGCCAGGCTTCCGGAAGAGGTGTCTATTCTTTTTGTATGTGCCCGGGAGGTATTATCGTTCCGGCATCGAGTGCACCCGGTGAACTTGTCCTGAACGGAATGTCAGTCTCCCGCCGCGATTCCCCTTTTGCAAACTCGGGATTTGTCGTGGAAGTCACTCCAAACGACTGGAATCAATTTGAAAACAAGGGTGCCCTCGCAGCCCTGGAATACCAGAAAATGGTTGAAATTGATGTCTGGAAGGCAGGGGGCAGCACTCAAACAGCTCCGGCTCAAAAGGTAACCGACTTCATAAAGGGGAAAGTCTCCCCTTCACTCTCCAAGACGAGTTATATCCCGGGAACTGTTTCGCTCGATCTGAACAAAATTCTCCCTCATGAAATTTCATTCAGATTGAAAGAGGCTTTGAGAATTTTTGATAAGAAATTGAAGGGCTACATTTCCGAGGAGGCTCAAATGCTGGCAGTCGAATCAAGAACTTCTTCGCCTGTCCGTATTCCACGAAACAGGGAGACACTTATGCATCCGCAGATTTCAGGACTTTATCCCTGTGGTGAAGGAGCGGGTTACGCCGGTGGAATTGTATCCGCTGCCATCGATGGTGAAAATGTGGCAGCAGCTATTCTAAACTCCTCTTCCGATAGCTGA
- a CDS encoding PAS domain-containing protein produces the protein MISAGSSDCNNGITLDNLFSFLPGMAYRCANDTNWTMFIISPGSFELTGYTPDEFINQFVSYDSLILPEYRQKVWDAIQEAINTTLPFTIEYRICTKSGEEKWVWEKGAGIYNEEGNLLFLEGYITDITEKKEREFEFNTFFDIQPDLLCIATIGGTLIRVNKAWEKTLGFGVEELQGRSFIEFVHPDDLEKTLNISTYISDDGIISSFRNRYLTKTGEVVTLDWRAAIKNDKYYAVARDVSQQIKLQESVKENAGVLKSLVNSITESAILIELDGTVVISNLITAERLKRPGEDLSGKNIFELLEPETAEYRRKKIDEVIRTKASVQFEDLRFGSNILNSFYPVFDENGDVYRLAIFGFDITERKDSIRELEALSSELRDLNERKNKFISILAHDLRGPFHPLLNSLDLLYSDYELFTEEERKQFIKSSYEIAQTQFALLESILEWSRATQGKLRINAERFLISTIIQKAIAQMATVYESKNILIKFTPSEEFFAIADTEMTLTVVRNLLSNAAKFSDAGAQVWINQKATDKTIEVSVIDNGRGIETESLNKLFDISHTRSSRGTFNEKGSGLGLLLCKELLEKMHGTIVISSELGMGTIVTFTLPRGLSI, from the coding sequence ATGATTTCTGCCGGGAGTTCAGATTGTAATAACGGCATAACTCTGGACAATTTATTCAGTTTCTTGCCGGGAATGGCATACAGATGCGCCAACGATACTAACTGGACAATGTTTATTATTTCCCCCGGGTCTTTTGAACTGACCGGATATACCCCGGACGAGTTTATAAACCAATTTGTTTCCTACGATTCATTAATTCTCCCCGAATACAGACAAAAAGTTTGGGATGCCATCCAGGAAGCCATCAACACCACCCTTCCTTTCACCATCGAGTACAGAATTTGCACAAAATCAGGCGAGGAGAAATGGGTGTGGGAAAAAGGAGCAGGAATCTACAACGAGGAGGGGAATCTCCTTTTTCTTGAAGGATATATCACCGACATTACAGAGAAAAAAGAACGGGAATTCGAATTTAATACCTTCTTCGATATCCAACCTGACCTCCTTTGTATTGCCACAATTGGCGGAACGCTGATAAGGGTAAACAAGGCATGGGAAAAAACACTCGGCTTTGGGGTTGAAGAGCTGCAGGGACGCTCATTCATCGAATTTGTACACCCCGATGATCTGGAAAAAACCCTGAATATATCCACATATATCTCGGATGACGGGATAATCTCTTCGTTCCGCAACAGATATCTGACCAAAACAGGTGAAGTTGTTACCCTCGACTGGCGGGCAGCAATCAAAAATGATAAATATTATGCCGTTGCAAGGGATGTCTCTCAACAAATCAAACTTCAGGAAAGCGTTAAAGAAAATGCCGGAGTGTTGAAGTCTCTCGTAAATTCGATTACAGAATCCGCTATTCTGATAGAACTCGACGGTACCGTAGTAATCAGTAACTTGATTACTGCCGAGAGACTTAAAAGACCGGGCGAAGACCTCTCGGGGAAAAATATTTTTGAACTTCTTGAGCCCGAAACGGCAGAATACAGAAGAAAAAAGATTGACGAGGTCATCCGTACTAAAGCTTCTGTCCAATTTGAGGATCTACGATTTGGAAGCAATATACTCAACTCGTTCTACCCTGTTTTTGACGAAAATGGCGATGTATACAGACTGGCAATTTTCGGATTCGATATTACTGAACGCAAAGACTCGATACGGGAACTCGAAGCACTCTCAAGTGAACTGAGAGACCTGAACGAAAGGAAAAACAAGTTTATTTCAATTTTGGCTCACGACCTCAGAGGTCCTTTCCACCCGTTGCTTAATTCGCTTGACCTGTTGTACAGCGACTATGAACTTTTTACAGAAGAAGAAAGAAAACAGTTCATCAAATCAAGTTATGAAATTGCACAAACCCAGTTCGCACTTTTGGAATCGATTCTCGAATGGTCAAGAGCGACACAAGGAAAATTGAGAATAAATGCCGAAAGATTTCTGATTTCCACTATCATCCAAAAAGCCATTGCCCAAATGGCGACTGTTTATGAGTCTAAAAATATTTTAATAAAATTTACACCGTCTGAAGAATTTTTCGCTATAGCGGATACCGAGATGACTCTCACCGTCGTAAGAAACCTCCTCTCAAACGCAGCTAAATTCAGTGATGCCGGTGCACAGGTTTGGATCAATCAGAAGGCTACTGATAAAACAATCGAGGTTTCGGTTATCGATAATGGAAGGGGAATCGAAACTGAAAGCCTGAATAAACTATTTGACATCTCTCATACAAGGTCTTCGCGAGGAACATTCAACGAAAAGGGTTCGGGACTCGGTTTGCTTCTTTGCAAAGAATTGTTGGAGAAAATGCACGGCACTATTGTGATTTCGAGTGAGCTCGGAATGGGCACCATAGTTACATTTACCCTCCCGAGAGGCTTGTCGATTTGA
- the aceE gene encoding pyruvate dehydrogenase (acetyl-transferring), homodimeric type, whose protein sequence is MTDDKNLREIQELENQEWLYSLDYVLQNGGKERVVELLHLLQIRAHKAGVEIPFTANTPYINTIPREKQVPFPGDREIERRIKSIIRWNAMAMVVRANKIENGIGGHISTYASVATLLEIGFNHFFRAKSENHPGDMIYFQGHASPGIYARAFLEGRISVEELENFRRELKTPRGLSSYPHPWLMPDFWQFPTVSMGLGPLQAIYQARFNRYLEDRGLVPKSDAKVIAFLGDGETDEPESLGAITLASREKLDNLIFIINCNLQRLDGPVRGNGKIIQELEAAFRGAGWNVIKVVWGSDWDPLLERDDKGILVQTLGEIVDGEYQKFSVESGAYVREKLFGKHPELTKMVEEMSDEQLRKMRRGGHDPEKVYTALKSAYEHKGQPTVILAKTIKGYGLGESGEGKNITHQQKKLNEDELREFRTRFGIPISDDEVAKAPFYKPAPDSPEIQYLKAKREALGGSVPQRKVDIRPIKTPPEEIISEFFEGTDGREVSTTMVFVKILANLLKDRELGKLIVPIVPDEARTFGMEALFRQVGIYSHVGQLYEPVDRQSLLYYKEAIDGQILEEGITEAGSMASFLAAGTSYANHGLNMIPFFIYYSMFGFQRIGDLVWAGADMRTKGFLVGGTAGRTTLNGEGLQHQDGHSHHLAYPVPTLLTYDPAFAFELAIIIREGIRRMYEEQEDIFYYITVMNENYAMPPMPEGVKEGIVKGLYKFRSSDKKKLKLKVNLLGSGTIMNEVLKAQEILEERYGVAADIYSATSYKELRREALEVERWNLLNPGDPKQTYISKVFEGASGVFVASSDYIKAIPDSISKWVPGRLLTLGTDGFGRSEGRKELRDFFEVDAKYVTVAALYGLMLEGKVKQSVVDKAIEELDIDKNKLNPMIS, encoded by the coding sequence ATGACAGACGATAAAAATTTACGCGAAATACAGGAACTTGAGAATCAGGAATGGCTCTATTCTCTTGATTATGTTCTTCAGAATGGCGGAAAAGAGAGAGTGGTTGAATTGCTGCATCTCCTGCAAATAAGGGCACACAAAGCAGGAGTGGAGATTCCATTCACCGCCAACACACCATACATCAACACCATTCCGAGAGAAAAACAGGTTCCTTTCCCGGGTGACCGTGAAATTGAAAGAAGAATAAAGAGCATCATCCGTTGGAATGCGATGGCGATGGTGGTCAGAGCAAATAAAATTGAGAACGGAATTGGCGGCCACATTTCCACTTATGCATCGGTTGCCACCCTCCTTGAAATCGGATTCAATCATTTCTTCAGAGCAAAAAGCGAAAACCATCCCGGCGATATGATCTATTTCCAGGGGCATGCCTCACCGGGAATATACGCCAGAGCATTTCTCGAAGGAAGAATTTCGGTTGAAGAGCTTGAAAACTTCAGAAGAGAGCTGAAAACTCCAAGAGGACTTTCCTCATACCCGCATCCCTGGCTGATGCCTGATTTCTGGCAGTTCCCAACCGTTTCGATGGGATTGGGACCACTTCAGGCTATTTACCAGGCACGATTTAACAGGTACCTCGAAGACAGAGGACTTGTTCCAAAATCTGACGCCAAAGTAATTGCGTTTCTTGGTGACGGTGAAACTGATGAACCCGAATCACTCGGTGCCATCACCCTCGCTTCCCGCGAAAAACTTGACAACCTCATTTTTATTATAAACTGTAACCTTCAAAGACTTGACGGTCCTGTAAGAGGTAACGGTAAAATCATCCAGGAACTTGAAGCTGCTTTCAGAGGTGCAGGCTGGAATGTTATAAAAGTTGTTTGGGGTTCCGACTGGGATCCGTTGCTCGAACGAGACGACAAAGGAATTCTCGTTCAGACTCTCGGAGAGATTGTTGACGGTGAATACCAGAAATTCTCTGTAGAGTCAGGTGCCTATGTCAGAGAAAAATTGTTCGGAAAACATCCTGAACTCACCAAAATGGTTGAGGAAATGAGCGATGAACAGTTGAGGAAGATGAGAAGAGGCGGACACGATCCTGAAAAAGTTTATACCGCTCTCAAATCAGCTTATGAGCACAAAGGTCAGCCGACTGTTATTCTTGCAAAGACAATCAAAGGTTACGGACTCGGTGAAAGCGGTGAAGGAAAGAACATTACTCACCAGCAGAAGAAACTGAACGAGGATGAATTAAGAGAATTCAGAACAAGATTTGGAATCCCCATTTCAGATGATGAAGTGGCTAAAGCTCCGTTTTACAAGCCTGCTCCCGACAGCCCCGAAATTCAGTATCTGAAAGCCAAAAGGGAAGCGCTCGGCGGTTCTGTTCCCCAAAGAAAAGTTGATATCAGACCGATTAAAACTCCACCCGAGGAAATCATTTCAGAATTCTTCGAAGGAACTGATGGCAGAGAAGTTTCCACCACGATGGTATTTGTTAAGATTCTCGCTAATCTTCTCAAAGACAGAGAGCTCGGCAAACTTATAGTTCCGATAGTTCCCGATGAAGCCCGTACATTTGGTATGGAAGCCCTCTTCCGTCAGGTAGGTATTTACTCTCATGTCGGACAGCTTTATGAGCCGGTTGACAGACAGAGCCTCCTTTATTATAAAGAAGCTATAGACGGACAGATTCTCGAAGAAGGTATTACTGAAGCCGGTTCAATGGCATCATTCCTCGCTGCAGGAACATCCTATGCCAACCATGGTTTGAATATGATTCCGTTTTTCATCTATTATTCGATGTTCGGATTCCAGAGAATAGGTGACCTTGTATGGGCAGGTGCCGATATGCGCACGAAGGGTTTCCTCGTGGGAGGAACTGCGGGCAGGACCACTCTTAATGGAGAGGGTCTGCAGCATCAGGATGGTCACTCGCACCACCTCGCTTATCCTGTGCCTACACTTCTGACCTACGATCCTGCATTTGCATTCGAACTTGCGATCATCATTCGCGAAGGCATTCGCAGAATGTATGAAGAACAGGAAGATATTTTTTATTATATCACAGTTATGAACGAAAATTATGCGATGCCTCCAATGCCCGAGGGTGTCAAAGAGGGAATTGTAAAAGGTCTCTATAAATTCCGTTCATCCGACAAGAAAAAATTGAAACTCAAGGTAAATCTCCTTGGCAGCGGCACGATCATGAATGAAGTGCTTAAAGCTCAGGAAATACTTGAAGAGAGATATGGTGTTGCAGCCGATATTTACAGCGCAACAAGTTACAAAGAACTCAGAAGAGAGGCTCTCGAAGTCGAGAGATGGAACCTTCTGAATCCGGGTGATCCGAAACAGACTTATATTTCGAAAGTCTTTGAAGGAGCTTCGGGAGTATTTGTTGCCTCGAGTGATTACATTAAGGCAATTCCTGATTCAATTTCCAAATGGGTACCCGGTAGATTATTAACTCTCGGAACAGATGGATTTGGAAGAAGTGAAGGCAGGAAAGAGCTTCGGGATTTCTTCGAAGTGGATGCAAAATATGTTACCGTGGCAGCGCTCTATGGACTGATGTTAGAGGGCAAGGTTAAACAGTCAGTTGTCGATAAAGCCATTGAAGAGCTTGATATCGACAAAAATAAACTTAACCCGATGATATCGTAA